The Arachis ipaensis cultivar K30076 chromosome B07, Araip1.1, whole genome shotgun sequence genome includes a window with the following:
- the LOC107607440 gene encoding protein FAR-RED ELONGATED HYPOCOTYL 3-like, which produces MPGEPNRFVESSYEFSSNFDRLHASQHADDGMSGETVPVEEAEAMDSSAADADIDAEAAVRIVDGIGSFGAIEFSSLTAKDVLTTEFTSLQAAYDYYNEFGRIKGFSVRRSKGRRARRKTHAAGRQRSHRAVKEWDLHQINSMRKSGLQVPTIFRAFTNQSGGFETVGFEIKDIYNAIEKQRRVGATDAESALKFLGTLRTTDSGFDATYGRNKYKCPLVIFSGVDHHMRTVVFGCAILSNESKSKLCVVAAVIP; this is translated from the exons ATGCCAGGGGAG CCAAATAGGTTTGTGGAGTCTAGCTACGAGTTTTCATCTAATTTTGACCGACTCCATGCATCGCAG CATGCTGATGATGGAATGAGCGGCGAAACCGTGCCGGTAGAGGAAGCAGAAGCGATGGATTCGTCCGCTGCAGATGCGGACATAGATGCAGAAGCAGCAGTGAGGATTGTTGACGGGATAGGGTCCTTTGGCGCAATTGAATTTTCTTCCCTAACAGCCAAGGACGTCCTGACGACGGAGTTCACAAGCCTACAGGCAGCTTATGACTACTACAACGAATTCGGTCGCATCAAGGGATTCTCGGTCAGGAGGTCCAAG GGAAGGAGAGCGAGACGGAAAACACATGCAGCGGGAAGACAGCGGTCACACAGAGCAGTCAAGGAATGGGATTTGCACCAAATCAATTCCATGAGGAAATCTGGGTTGCAGGTGCCGACGATTTTCCGCGCGTTTACCAATCAGTCAGGAGGATTTGAGACTGTTGGGTTCGAGATAAAGGACATATATAATGCGATAGAGAAGCAAAGGCGGGTTGGCGCGACAGATGCGGAGTCCGCGTTGAAGTTTTTGGGAACTTTAAGGACCACTGATTCCG GTTTTGATGCAACTTACGGTCGTAACAAATACAAGTGCCCTTTGGTAATATTTTCAGGGGTGGACCATCATATGAGGACGGTGGTGTTCGGCTGCGCCATCTTGAGCAACGAGAGCAAAAGCAAGCTATGTGTGGTTGCTGCGGTCATTCCTTGA
- the LOC107607439 gene encoding vegetative cell wall protein gp1-like, protein MEAAHAAHVADEEELTQNHPQTQPDQNNINDGNTTTTASAPTVATIPAATNPCTPPASLEPSPAPKRRGRPSFVRGNTVPPRGRGSTTRRGMAATTTTPTPAQNAAAAPPPPAQPSLVSPDVGSRSQIPASPSNVGPQPQGPLLRPSLQAQPTAPFRPPSVTRETMAATSPATQSRFTGFMPTPSLKKKKPSRPPPSKTSTNDKK, encoded by the exons ATGGAGGCTGCACACGCTGCACATGTTGCAGATGAGGAAGAGCTCACTCAAAACCATCCACAAACTCAGCCTGATCAG AATAACATCAATGATGGCAACACTACAACAACTGCTTCAGCCCCTACTGTAGCCACCATACCAGCAGCAACCAACCCATGTACTCCACCAGCTAGTTTAGAACCATCACCAGCACCAAAGAGGAGAGGCAGACCATCTTTTGTTAGGGGCAATACAGttccaccaagaggaagaggcagCACCACTCGAAGAGGAATGGCAGCCACTACAACAACTCCAACTCCAGCACAAAATGCAGCAGCTGCACCACCACCCCCTGCTCAACCTAGTCTTGTCAGCCCTGATGTTGGGTCTAGATCCCAAATTCCTGCATCTCCATCCAATGTTGGGCCTCAGCCTCAAGGTCCATTACTTAGGCCCAGTCTTCAGGCCCAACCTACAGCACCATTTAGGCCCCCAAGTGTGACTAGGGAGACCATGGCAGCAACAAGCCCAGCAACCCAGAGTAGGTTCACAGGCTTCATGCCCACCCCATccttgaagaagaaaaagccatCCAGACCACCACCATCAAAGACATCAACAAATGACAAGAAATGA